GTGGTGAtgggctttctttccttttaatcaaACTTTGTGCTTGCAAAGGGGAGTTTGTACCACCTTATAGGGTCTCTGTCCATACTTTTGATTCAAGCTAAACTGATCAAGTGCAGGATATGTTGGCTCCAAGGTTATGCCAGGATACAGTTTTCTCCAGGTGAAATAATCCCATTATAACCCCCATAATAGATCCACAAACAGGCAGGATTAGTGTGTGGGTCACCTTAAAAATCTGGTAAACCCCTCTTGTTCCCAAGTGTCTGTGTTTGGGGGAACTTAGTAAAGGGAGGAGCGTCCTGGGAACTTTTTGTGTTTAGTCTCAATCTGCCAATGATTTACTTACTCCTGTGTTGTTGAATTGGAAGATTGGGTGGCAATTTATCAGAAAGTGTAGCAGGAAGAACTTGTCATTTCTAAGACCTCAAATACTGGTTAACTGCGTTTGCAGCTAGAAGGTAGGCTCTGATTcactgttttgtattttctaaaaggGTTATATGTAATTTGAAAGATAGACCCGCCAAGACTTGAGATCTGTGTTCTCCTTGGTTAGAGCTAACATTTATGGTGAGGAAAGCACTGCAGGTAACAGTTCAGAGCCTGGACTTCGGTGGCAGGTGGATGCAAGTTACGGTCACGGCTCTGCTACTTGCtaattgtgtgatcttggcaaTTTATTTAACTCTTTAGCCTTCAGTTTACttcctttgttaatttttttcttagttttattagtttttcaaTTATGTTTTCTGAACCTAGAGATACTTTTGCCTCTTTTAATATTCATAGTAGAAATTCCTTTCTCTTGTTTTATTGCATTGGTTACAATTATCAGATTGTAACCAATGATGTCAGTGACAATGACAATGGACATTCATATCATATTCCTGATCTTAATGGGATGTTTCAAATGTTTCATATTCAGTATGATAATTGCTATATGTTCTGGTAGACATTGTTTAAAATCAGTTTAAGAAAGTTTccttgtactttaaaaaaattgtgaatgGATCTTAAAGTTAGTCACATTCTTGGCATCTCTTGAGCCaaaatgatcatatggcttttcttctttagtctgttAAGATAATGCATTTTATCAATAGTTTTCCCTattaactaattatttttaatgtcaaatcattttaaaatcaagataaATCCTGATTGGTTAtgatgcatttttctttctcacacatttcttgtctttttctttttctttttttttttaaattgttgtgatgattttcactatgctgcccaagctagtcttgaactcttggactcaggggatcctcctgcctcagcctccctagtagttgggactacaggcatgtgccaccatgcctggctgcatttttctttttaatattgctGGACTTGAtttcatcatattttatttaggatatttaaaatttaagtttttaaatgataTTCATGTATCATTTTCTTGTGTGCTATCTTTATCAGGTTTTGCAGCTGTGATTTTTAATTAGTTGTATTGATTTAAAGGAGCAGGCTGGCACAGAGAAGAGGACATGCGGAAGGAGCTCCAGCTGTCCCTGTCAGTCACCTTGCTGCTTGTCTGTGGCTTCCTCTACCAGTTCACCCTGAAGTCCAGCTGCCTCTTCTGCTTGCCTTCTTTCAAGTCCCACCAGGGGCTGGAAGCCCTCCTGAGCCACAGACGTGGCATTGTGTTTCTAGAGACCTCGGAGAGAATGGAGCCGCCCCACTTGGTCTCCTGTTCTGTAGAGTCTGCTGCCAAGATTTATCCTGAGTGGGCTGTGGTGTTCTTTATGAAGGGTCTTACCGATTCCACACCGATGCCCTCAAACTCCACATACCCagctttttccttcctctcagcAATAGACAACGTTTTCCTCTTCCCTTTGGAGATGAAAAGGCTGTTTGAAGACACACCATTGTTTTCATGGTACAATCAAGTAAGTGTTTAGGGAAACTTAAACTGTCAACGAATTGTATATATGGGTAAACTGAGGGTAATGACTCAGGTCGGAGATGGGACTAGAACCCACATTTGGGTTGACTCTCATTTGGCCTTCTTTTTACTATGTTGAGAACTGATTCAAATAAACAGGGGAGACTTATGTTAGGTGCATCTTTATTCTGGTGTCTTTTGCTTCTAGCCTTATTTCTTTTAGGATCTCGGTTACTCTGGAGACTATTCTTAACTGAATGagtttttatatcttttctaGGTGTATAGAACACTTATTTTTCACTACAGTTTTAAATCCACatatgttaaacttttttttttgcacttaaaGTGGAAACCAGGCAATATTTAACATGAAAATGATGTAAATAGAAAATTCATGAAGGATCGGTGAAATGCTGCGATATGAGATTGGGTTGTATTAAGATATGATTGAGAAACTCCTGGAGCTCAGAGGAATTTTGTAATCCCCAAGTTTGTAGCAGACCATAATAAGGGAATAATGTGCCAATCTAATATTTCTCTTATAGAGGAGCTGAAATCAGGTTGCTTAAAGAAATTTTAGTACAACCACTCAATGATTCCATTATGCAGGCTTtaactatgattttttaaaactgacatCCTATGAAGACTATAACACAATATGGAATTAAAACCATCTTATGTcataatgtaattatatataatgtaattataataGTTATAACGATTTAAGTTATGCAAAACCCCACACACAtctattgaaaaagaaaagacctgAAAGAACTATACaacacacaataatagtaggtgTTTTAGTATAATTGGATTAGGAGTGAATTTAGTGATGACAATGTGTTGATCttacaaatgaaattattttagaaaacaaaaagtaatttaaaaattgacataaaaataatactattcaCATTGggtgtgctggcatgcacctgtagtctcagctactccaggggccaaggcgggaggatcgctggagcccaggagttcaaaggccagcctgggcaacatagcgagactctgtctcaaacaaacacacaagcaaAAATGATACTATTTGCTTGCCACATAAAGTTCTGTCTAAATTCTAATCATAGGCTGTAGCAAATattagcaaacttttttttctgcatagggccagatagtaaatattttcggCCTTGTGGGCTAAGGTGGTAAAATTGAGGATATTATGAAGGTACTTGTGGTAGTTTCCTCCGTCTGCTACAACAAATTACCACCAACCTGGTGGCATAAAACGACAGAAAttcattctctcacagttctggaggccagaagtcccagATTATTTTCACTGGGCCAATATCAAACTGCTGGCAGGGCTGCATTTCCTCCTGAGTTCCTAGGGAAGGATGATCCCTTGCCTCTGACAAGCTTCTgtggctgctggcattccttggccaATAGCCCctcactccagtctctgtctccatcttcaaATCTCTTTTCCTCTGTTTGTGTAaaatctccctctgtctctccctttaaatgacacttgtgattgcatttagggcccaTCCAGGATACTCTCCCCATCTTAAGGTTcctaatgacatctgcaaagataCTTTTCCCATATGAGGTAACATTaacaggttccaggaattaggacCTGAGGTCTTTGGGTGGCCATTATTTAGCCTACTCTCTGCCCCACCTCATTTGCCTGGGAAGTGGGTGGACTGTCCTGGGTGGAGGGCATGCTTGTACCTAGTTGCTGTCAGCTGGAGACATTTTTTGGACTAAGTGACACACATGAtggggagggatctggtgggccAGAAAGGTAGGGGCTGTGGCTGGGAATGGCTCCTGGGGTCAGTTTATTCTTGGCCCCATTGACTTCTAGATCCCAAAGTGTGTATCTCTCCTTCTGAAGAGCCTTGAAGTCCTCAAATTGGGACCCATCAGGAGGAGGTGGGGCAGTTCATGGATTGAGTTTCCACTGTGTTGGCAGCTGCCAACAGCAGGGTTCCCAACAAGCAGGTGGCACTGCCCTGCACAGTGGCAGGGCGGGCAGAGGGGTAGGGAGGCAGTTTCTGGGAGTGGAGGGGACACCCCAGCTTGGTCTTTGTGGCTCTCAGTGCTAACTTGCTAGAGGGTGCTCTGGGACTCTACAAGTTTCCTGATGCCTGGGCTAGACTAACACTACCTGATACAGTTTGAATATATGTCCTCACcgaatctcatgtggaattggaattccattgttggaggtggggcctggtaggaggtaattgggTGATGGGGGTGGATCACTCACgacttggtgctgtcctcaggatagtgagtgggttctcgtgagatctggttgtttaaaagtgtgtggtacctacccccccacctccactctctctcttgctcctgctctcaccatgtgacgcGCCTACTCTTGCTTCACCTTCAGCtgtgagtaaaagctccctgaggcctccccagaagccaagcaaatgCTGTTGctttgcttcctgtacagcctgcagaaccgtgagccaatcaaacctcttttctttataaattacccagtctcaggtatttccttataggaATGCAACAACGGCCTAACACACTGTCTAAATTGTATTTTGCTCcttgaaaaaaatctgtaattaaaTGATTTTGGGAGAAGCTGCATACCACATCCTTTTCTTACAGATGAATCACACACATGAGGATATTAAAGCCTCTTTATCGTTCTGAACTAAAGAAATTTAACTGGATTCAACCCATCACTTCCTAAACTTATTTGAGCATGGAACCCTCTTTCAGTGTGACACATAAATAATCTCTTGGCACTGATGTTCCATGGAACACAATTTAGATTGCTCTGAGCTGCAACTTAATTTTACTACATTGGATTTTAGGAGCAAGATGGACTCTGAGCTAGAGAGCTCCTAAGTGTTTGCTCTGTCTGAGCCTGCAGGATACTACAGTAGGCTGTAATCTACAGGGATCACACCACAATACCCTAGGGGTACTGAGCTGTGGCATGTGCTTCCCCAGTTAGGCCACCACAGGATAGCTGGGAACCACCTGTTAGGAAAGACCCAAGGTGCCATCACTTCCTTGTGACCACTGGGTTTTCTGCACTGATCTGGGCTATTGCAGCCCTTGATGATGCCCAGGAATGAGAACTATGGGCATAGGGTGGGGATAGGCAACTGTTCTCTGAGCAGCTAGAACCTTAAACCTCTTTCCGCTGGTCATCCTTATTGGAGTGCttatgttgttttttgtttcgttgttgtttttttttttttttttgagacagtcttgctctgtcacgcaggctggagtgcagtggcgcgatctcggctcactataacctccacttcccgggttcaggtgattctcctgcctcagcctcccaagtagctgggactacaagcacgcgccaccatgcccagctaatttttgtatttttagtagagatgtggtttcaccacgttggccaggatggtctcgatctcttgacctcatgatctgcccacctcagtctcccaaagtgctgggattacaggtgtaagccaccgtgccctgccccctgtcataatttttaatttaaaaaataggagtGATCGTAGTACCTATTTTTGAGGACTTGTGTAGATTAAAAAGAGCTTAGAACAATTAttgataaatgttagctgttattattaggTTTTTAGCAATTGTATACAATgtcacgattttttttttttttttgagatggaatctctctcgccagtggtgcaatctcagctcactgcatcctctgcttcccgggttcaagtgattctcctgcctcagcctctggagtagctgggattacaccatgcctggctattttttttttttttttttttttgtatttttagtagagatagggtttcactatgttggccaggctggtctccaactcccgacctcgtgatctgctctcctcggcctcccaaagtgctgggattacaggcatgagccaccagtacccagcctttttttttttttttttttttgagatggagttttactcttgttgcccagctggagtgcaatggcacaatcttggctcactgcaacctccacctcccaggttcaaatgattctcctgtctcagcctccctagtagctgggattacaggcgcctgtcaccacgcctggctaatttttgtatttttagtggagacggggcttcaccacattggccaggctggtctcgatctcctgacctcaggtgatccacccactccagcctcccaaagtgctgggattacaggtgtgagccaccacgcctagcacAATGTGACAATTTTTAACAACTTGTGAAGATTTCGTCAAAGTTTTAGTTGACCTGCTTTCATTTGACTTGATGGCAGAATTTTAAAGACTGTTTATTTTGTCAAAAGCCAGGGGTGGTTGTTTAACCTTTTAatcaatgtatttaaaattaaaaaacaaacaaacaaaacattttgctttctatttctccTCAAAATCTTAGCATTCCATATGAGAACATTGACATTtatgctgatttatttttattctttttaaagtcattttctgTTTTACCCACATTTTAACCTTTGCAGTCATCTGTGactcctctctctcccacccacaTCCAGCCCATCAGCAAATCCTGACCAGCTTCATCTTCATTATGTGCCCTTCCCTCACCCCCACTGTTAGCACCATCATCTCTTGTCTGGATTATGTCAACCAACTCCTAATTTGCCTTTGCTTCTGCCCTTGCCATCTACCAACCCTACCCCAGACTGatttccacacagcagccagagtgacccTTTGAAGAGTAATTGAGAtcacttccctcctttcttctaaaCTTTCCAAATCACTTCAGTCTTGGCCCCAGCCTACATGATCtggcctccctccccacccctctccaATTCTGATCTCATTGCCTACCCCACTCCCTTCTCAGCTCTGCTTCAGCCCACTGCCTCCTCCTTGTTCCCAGACATGGCACGTGTGCTTTTGCCTCAGGACCCTTGTATTCACTGGGATACAGACCTGAGCTTCAGTGACTTTTATGTCCTGCATTTGTGGAACTATATGAACCAGGAAGGGAGGTCCGTGGATAGAGGGAGCAACCCACTGGTGAACAATCTCTACTGCAAGAGAAGAGAGTTCTAGGAGTTCCCTCCTCCTGGAACTCTCTTTTCTCAGCTATGGGCATGGTTCACCCACCCACTTCATTCCAGTTTCTGGGGGAACTAATGTAATACAGCGCTCCACCCTGGCCCCTTCACAGTCCCTTCACCCAgctttttttcttcatagctGTTGTCAACATCTGACACAGAATgtttatttattatctgtctcctccCAGTAgggatttctgtttgtttgttcactgctgtatccgtAGCAGTTTTAATAGAATTCAGCACATAGTAAATAGGCCCTCAATAAATTAATTCCTTTAATAATAAAGGAATTAATACATGAGCAAAGGTATgcattttaagattgtttttaccAATTTTTCAAACAGCAgacatactgatttttttcattgtcaGTTGTTAGCATTTTAAGGGCTTTATTTGGTTCTTCCTCTACAGTTTCATATTTGTAGTTTATGTACACCCACATTGAAGAATGACTCATACAGTGCATTGTGAAATCTTTTCTggatttcttctttatctttccaatgctttaatgtttttaaaaaaaccatttcATGAAATCTTTAAAAGCTGCTAAAACCTTCCCATTGATACTGATTGCTGCAAACTTTTTACTTACATGAAAAACTTTAGAGTGAGGTAAGTTTGGTAAATTTGCAAAATGGGGCTTGTGGCAAACAGGATTTTGGGAAGCTGGATTCTTtaacccctccccagcctctctgggcctggccTCCTGCTGTGAtgcccctccctcttcccctggcTACTTGGGGCTGATTTGCACCTGCTCCTGCAGATCAACGCCAGCGCAGAGAGAAACTGGCTCCACGTCAGCTCGGATGCATCCCGCCTGGCCATCATCTGGAAATACGGTGGCATCTACATGGACACCGATGTCATCTCCATCAGGCCCATCCCTGAGGAGAACTTTTTGGCTGCGCAGGCTTCTCGGTACTCTAGTAATGGAGTATTTGGGTTCCTCCCCCACCACCCTTTTTTGTGGGAATGCATGGAAAACTTTGTTGAACACTATAATTCAGACATTTGGGGCAACCAAGGCCCTGAGTTGATGACAAGGATGTTGAGGGTATGGTGTAAACTTGAAGACTTCCAGGAGGTGAGCGACCTCAGGTGCCTGAACATATCCTTCTTACACCCCCAAAGATTTTACCCCATCTCCTATCCAGAGTGGAGGCGCTACTATGAAGTGTGGGATACAGACCCAAGCTTCAATGACTCTTATGCCCTGCATTTGTGGAACCACATGAACCAAGAGGGACGGGCTGTGATTAGAGGAAGCAACACACTGGTGGAAAATCTCTATCGCAAGCACTGTCCCAGGACTTACAGGGACCTGATTCAAGGCCCAGAGGGGTCAGTGACTGGGGAGCTGGGTCCAGGTAACAAATAGAGCTAACACTTGTTTGCTGCTGCTGCAGTGTGGAAATGGACATTTCCTGGAGTGCCACATTTTCACTTGATCTCCACTGTCTCTTGGGGGGGTGGGCAGAGGGTTACCTCTCAAATGTCAGTTAGGATTAGCTTTCTCTGTCTATAATAGAACAATCCCAAATGATACTGGCTATAAAACATACACCCATGGTCCACGTGACTGCTTGACCTCCAACCCACCATGTTTGCATTTCAGGCAGTAggatgaagaaaagaggaaaggtgCGCTTGCTTTATTTTGTGAAGACTTCCTGCGAGTACTGTATAACACTTTCTCTTACGTTGCACTGACTGAGATGTAGCTGCAAGAGAGGCTGGCAAGtttaaggaggaagaaaaaatgggTACTGGGATAGGCAGCTAACAGTTTTGCTACATGTTCTATTTAATACAGTAAGATTAATTCCAGGACCTATTAGAGCATTGACTGAGGTAAAACAAGACTTGATTTCTAGTCCTGATTTTGGCATTCATTAATGcattcagtcaataaatattaactgagcCTGatctatgtgccaagcattgatTTAGATGCTGCAGATACAGCTGGATCAAGCAGATGAGGTCCTCAGCACTTATATCCTAATCCCTGGCCTCATGATCCTGTGAcagtctcctcccctccccagggtGTCTGCTGTTCTCTACCCTACCTCTTTCCAATATACACATTAACCCTGTCATAATTGGCCCATAGAAGCAACTTACAAACTCAGACTATTTAAAACTGCTGCCCTTTTTAGATTCACATAAAAATTTACCTCCTGCATTTCAAAATGTCATGTTCAAagcaccataaatatatacaatttttatttgtcaattacaaataaataaatatataatttattatttcttttcaggaGGTATGAGAATTAATATTTCTTCAGCAAACACTTATCAGCCAAGGTTTTCTagaactttccttttgatagtTTGCTTTATGGAAAAAGGTTTATATTTGccctcaaatataaaattatgatacCCTTTCAAACTATATCCATCTATCCctcttttattctaatatttccCCCTTTAGGAATcactgctggccaggcacagtggttcacacctgtaatcctgcactttgggaggctgaggcacgtggattgcttgagcccaggagttcaagaccagcctaggcaagacggtgagaccctgtctctacaaaaaatacaagaattagccgggtgtggtgatgcgtgcctgtagtccaagctagctgggagactgagttgggaggatcacctgaacgtGGGAggttgagggtacagtgagccaagatcgtgccactgcactcagtctgggtgacaaagccagatcaaaaaaaaaaaaaagtcactgcttTGACaatcttattaaaaaatatttacaagtcatGTCTCGTGCCCCAGCTTTATTTATTCACAGCTACTTGCTTTGGACTTGTAGATGTCTGATACCATCGTCAGGCTCTGAGGCCTGCTGCCATACTCCATGGCTGTCTTTTGGGTTGTGTCCTAGGAACCACTACTGGTTTTCAGCTCTCCTGACTGTCTCCACAGGTGAGGATTTCTAGGGCTAGCTGTCTTAGAGACAAGCAGGGACACATACATTGTCTCTCACTTCTACATCTGGAGAATGCATGACAAATGGTTCTTCAACTATTCCTGACCAACAGGGTTTTGAGGGGTTtgattagaaatattttcaatatttcaaaaatatgtgaaTCGGCCacgcacattggctcatgcctataatgccagcactttgggaggccacggtgggagaactgcttgagcccaggagtttgagatcagactgggcaacacagcaagaccctgtccctacaaaaaacaaatagccaggcaaggtggctcacctgtagtgctagctacttgggaggctaaggaaggagaatcacctgagcccatgaGTTCTAGGTTATggtgaactatgatcataccactgcactccagcctgggcaagacagtgagaccctatctcaaataaataagtaaataaatgtacacacacacacacacacacgcacacacatacacaaattcaTTTTGACATTAATGATAATTTGATGTTTATAGGGAGCTTTACCCGGCAGTAAATTATGTTTTTGATTAATAAAAAATgtagcaaataaaataataatgtattacttAATGAATCCAGTTTGCTTAgtgaaaaagaacatttcaaaacatggtggtggtgatgatggcaaGAGTAGTAAGTGGTAAGAAATGTGAAGTTCCTGGGACCCCAGATAACCCTGGATTCCTTCTGGCCTTTTGTGAATCTATGCCATGAATTTATATCAGGCTACATTTTGCAAATAGGCTCATGCTGGTGTTTTTccctgtattaattttttttcaaatcctaCTCATTCTTAGAATTTCAAACAGGATTGTGTGGGGCAAAAAGTGAAAGTGCATGTTGTGTACTACTGTCATGTTTGTAGGTACCTCTCACTCTTTCTCTGCATATATATTCATGCTTATTGGTAAGAAGTCTCTTCCAAGTACCCTGCACTGCCACCTTGTCTGCCCTTGCTTTTTCCCCAGGACTCCCACCCACAATTCAACAGGgctgtctctttccttctctagGGTAAGGGCCAGCATCAGTGCTGATTGGTTGGTATCTGTGCCAGACtcgttaaatattttgaataccaTTCCTGAGTTTCTCatataaatagttaaaaaaatacaaatgtaatcaTAAGCTACATGTtatggccagccatggtggcctatgcctataatcccagcactttgggaggctgaggggggcagatcacttgagatcaggagttcgagaccaccagcctggccaacatgatgaaaccccgtctctactaaaaatacaaaaattagccaggcgtgatggcgggtacctgtaatcccagctacttgggaggctgaggcaggagaattgcttgaacccgggaggcggagtttgcagtgagccgagactgtaccactgcactccaggctggacaacaagagccaaattctgtctttaaaaaaaaacagatacatgttatttgtatgttgtttttcactttaaaaatgtgtatgtcgTAGGTACCTTTTTTCATTAGCACACCAAGatataatatacttttttctttatagtggTTGCATAGTGTTTCATTGTAGGATACATGATACATAATCTACTCAATCATTATTCAATTGGTGGATATTTAGGTTATTCTAATTTTAATAGCACATATAATACTATAGCAAAAATTCCTGATTACTGCATTTTTGAGGACtttaaattttgataattatttttcaagaagGCTGTTTGAAACTGCCCATTTTCCCCCTTTTCACcaatttaaaacatgtatttaattTTGGCCAGTATAATAGtttaaaacatgtaatttttatgttcattttggTAAGGTTGTTTACATGTTTaactggcaattttttttattctatgaATCATCTCATCTTTTGTC
The nucleotide sequence above comes from Nomascus leucogenys isolate Asia chromosome 8, Asia_NLE_v1, whole genome shotgun sequence. Encoded proteins:
- the A4GNT gene encoding alpha-1,4-N-acetylglucosaminyltransferase, with translation MRKELQLSLSVTLLLVCGFLYQFTLKSSCLFCLPSFKSHQGLEALLSHRRGIVFLETSERMEPPHLVSCSVESAAKIYPEWAVVFFMKGLTDSTPMPSNSTYPAFSFLSAIDNVFLFPLEMKRLFEDTPLFSWYNQINASAERNWLHVSSDASRLAIIWKYGGIYMDTDVISIRPIPEENFLAAQASRYSSNGVFGFLPHHPFLWECMENFVEHYNSDIWGNQGPELMTRMLRVWCKLEDFQEVSDLRCLNISFLHPQRFYPISYPEWRRYYEVWDTDPSFNDSYALHLWNHMNQEGRAVIRGSNTLVENLYRKHCPRTYRDLIQGPEGSVTGELGPGNK